A genomic region of Friedmanniella luteola contains the following coding sequences:
- a CDS encoding HAD family hydrolase, producing the protein MNWDHYGAVLFDLDGVLTPTAEVHMRAWRELFVDFLTRRGVVDQPYVEADYFEHIDGKPRYDGVRSLLTSRGLQLAEGDPSDGPDVETVCGLGNRKNAFFTAVLADDGVVPYPGSVVLLDFLAERGIAMAVVSSSRNAPAVLEAAGLAERFEVVVDGELAKREGLPGKPSGATYVHAAEQLGVPVERAVVFEDALSGVEAGRDGHFGLVVGVDRGVGAERLTAAGADVVVQDLAELAR; encoded by the coding sequence GTGAACTGGGACCACTACGGAGCGGTGCTCTTCGACCTCGACGGTGTGCTGACGCCGACGGCGGAGGTCCACATGCGCGCCTGGCGGGAGCTCTTCGTGGACTTCCTGACCCGGCGGGGCGTCGTCGACCAGCCCTACGTCGAGGCCGACTACTTCGAGCACATCGACGGCAAGCCGCGCTACGACGGCGTCCGCTCGCTGCTCACGTCCCGCGGCCTGCAGCTGGCCGAGGGCGACCCGTCCGACGGCCCCGACGTCGAGACCGTGTGCGGGCTGGGCAACCGGAAGAACGCGTTCTTCACCGCCGTGCTCGCCGACGACGGCGTCGTCCCCTACCCCGGCTCGGTCGTCCTGCTGGACTTCCTGGCCGAGCGCGGGATCGCGATGGCCGTCGTCTCCTCCTCCCGCAACGCCCCGGCGGTGCTCGAGGCCGCCGGTCTGGCCGAGCGCTTCGAGGTGGTCGTCGACGGGGAGCTCGCGAAACGCGAAGGGTTGCCGGGCAAGCCGTCGGGCGCGACCTACGTCCACGCAGCCGAGCAGCTGGGCGTGCCGGTGGAGCGGGCGGTGGTGTTCGAGGACGCGCTGTCCGGCGTCGAGGCCGGCCGCGACGGCCACTTCGGGCTGGTGGTGGGCGTCGACCGCGGGGTCGGGGCCGAGCGGCTCACCGCCGCCGGCGCGGACGTCGTCGTGCAGGACCTCGCGGAGCTGGCCCGATGA
- a CDS encoding ketopantoate reductase family protein, whose translation MTRYVIVGAGAIGGAIGGRLAHAGLDAVLVARGEHLATLQSTGLRLRTPDEDVTVPVHAVGGPDEVELTPDDVLVVATKTQQAPDALTTWADAPVHADGRVVGTAGERLPVLMALNGVASETMALRYFARVYGVCVWMPAVHLTPGEVIIRGGPRSGMLHVGRVPAQTDERDAALLTQVQRDWTAANYDVPLPPDVMPWKYRKLISNLGNIFQALVHGNGDTGPLTARADAEARAVLAGAGIAVTSDAEEQAARSAGFTMHEVPGVPDDVGGSTWQSLTRGTGNVETDYLNGEIALIAHRTGQAAPVNARLAILARQAAATGLKPGAMSADELAGRLGLD comes from the coding sequence GTGACCCGCTACGTCATCGTCGGCGCCGGCGCCATCGGCGGGGCGATCGGTGGCCGGCTGGCCCACGCCGGGCTGGACGCGGTCCTGGTCGCCCGCGGCGAGCACCTCGCGACGCTGCAGAGCACCGGGCTGCGGCTGCGCACGCCGGACGAGGACGTGACGGTGCCGGTGCACGCCGTCGGCGGCCCGGACGAGGTGGAGCTCACCCCGGACGACGTGCTGGTGGTCGCCACCAAGACCCAGCAGGCGCCGGACGCGCTGACGACCTGGGCCGACGCCCCGGTGCACGCGGACGGCCGGGTGGTAGGCACCGCCGGCGAGCGGCTGCCCGTGCTGATGGCGCTCAACGGGGTCGCGAGCGAGACCATGGCCCTGCGCTACTTCGCGCGGGTCTACGGCGTCTGCGTGTGGATGCCCGCGGTGCACCTGACGCCGGGCGAGGTGATCATCCGCGGCGGCCCGCGCTCGGGCATGCTGCACGTCGGCCGGGTGCCGGCGCAGACCGACGAGCGCGACGCCGCCCTGCTCACGCAGGTGCAGCGGGACTGGACGGCGGCGAACTACGACGTGCCGCTGCCCCCGGACGTGATGCCCTGGAAGTACCGCAAGCTGATCAGCAACCTCGGCAACATCTTCCAGGCCCTCGTCCACGGCAACGGCGACACCGGCCCGCTGACGGCGCGGGCCGACGCCGAGGCCCGGGCCGTGCTGGCCGGCGCCGGGATCGCCGTCACCAGCGACGCGGAGGAGCAGGCGGCCCGCTCGGCGGGCTTCACCATGCACGAGGTGCCCGGCGTCCCCGACGACGTCGGCGGCTCCACCTGGCAGTCGCTCACGCGCGGCACGGGCAACGTCGAGACCGACTACCTCAACGGCGAGATCGCGCTGATCGCCCACCGCACGGGGCAGGCGGCCCCGGTCAACGCGAGGCTCGCGATCCTCGCGCGGCAGGCGGCGGCGACGGGGCTGAAGCCCGGGGCGATGAGCGCCGACGAGCTGGCCGGGCGGCTGGGCCTGGACTGA
- a CDS encoding ThuA domain-containing protein gives MSDDAPTQPPASRRALVVRGGWIGHAPVEASDSFLPFLREQGFDVTVEDSPEVYADAERMAATDLVVQCVTMSEISKAALAGLMAAVEAGTGLGGWHGGIADSYRNSAAYLHLVGGQFAEHPGKALEERLGDASDNFVPYTVELTEAGREHPVTAGLGTLSLTTEQYWVLTDDYVDVLATTTQAVRPWDPWTRPVTSPAVWTRQWGKGRIFVATPGHSMDVLDQPEVRGLVERGLLWAAR, from the coding sequence GTGAGCGACGACGCACCCACCCAGCCCCCCGCCTCGCGACGCGCACTCGTCGTGCGCGGCGGATGGATCGGCCACGCGCCGGTCGAGGCCTCCGACAGCTTCCTGCCCTTCCTGCGCGAGCAGGGGTTCGACGTGACCGTCGAGGACTCCCCGGAGGTGTACGCCGACGCGGAGCGGATGGCCGCCACCGACCTGGTGGTGCAGTGCGTGACCATGAGCGAGATCAGCAAGGCGGCGCTCGCCGGGCTGATGGCCGCCGTCGAGGCCGGTACCGGGCTGGGCGGCTGGCACGGCGGCATCGCGGACTCCTACCGGAACTCCGCGGCCTACCTGCACCTGGTCGGCGGGCAGTTCGCCGAGCACCCCGGCAAGGCGCTGGAGGAGCGCCTCGGGGACGCGAGCGACAACTTCGTCCCCTACACCGTCGAGCTGACGGAGGCGGGCCGCGAGCACCCCGTCACCGCCGGGCTCGGCACCCTGTCGCTGACCACGGAGCAGTACTGGGTGCTGACCGACGACTACGTCGACGTGCTGGCCACCACCACGCAGGCCGTCCGGCCGTGGGACCCGTGGACCCGGCCGGTCACCTCGCCGGCGGTCTGGACGCGGCAGTGGGGGAAGGGCCGCATCTTCGTCGCCACCCCGGGCCACAGCATGGACGTGCTGGACCAGCCCGAGGTCCGCGGCCTCGTCGAGCGCGGGCTGCTGTGGGCCGCCCGGTGA
- a CDS encoding GNAT family N-acetyltransferase, translating into MKLRLSVRDLEPTDLGELGWSGGSEHVRAMAEALQATYADDMAVLVVALENGRLVATGAVDFRPDPQAGELTMLAVHEHLQSLGLGTRLVAALEKRTRARGRGTARLTVEHDNPRARALYLRLGYREAGSRVESWPVAGGRTYVTATTVLERDLNQPSAGQ; encoded by the coding sequence GTGAAGCTGCGGTTGAGCGTCCGGGACCTCGAACCCACCGACCTGGGCGAGCTGGGCTGGTCCGGCGGCTCCGAGCACGTCAGGGCGATGGCCGAGGCCCTGCAGGCCACCTACGCCGACGACATGGCGGTGCTGGTCGTCGCGCTGGAGAACGGCCGGCTCGTCGCCACCGGGGCGGTCGACTTCCGCCCCGACCCGCAGGCGGGCGAGCTCACCATGCTGGCCGTGCACGAGCACCTGCAGTCGCTCGGCCTCGGCACCCGCCTCGTCGCCGCCCTCGAGAAGCGGACGCGCGCCCGCGGCCGCGGCACGGCCCGGCTGACCGTCGAGCACGACAACCCGCGGGCCCGGGCGCTGTACCTGCGCCTCGGCTACCGCGAGGCCGGGTCCCGCGTCGAGAGCTGGCCCGTCGCGGGCGGGCGCACCTACGTCACCGCCACCACCGTCCTGGAGCGCGACCTGAACCAGCCGTCGGCGGGTCAGTAG
- a CDS encoding YgfZ/GcvT domain-containing protein, translated as MSSPVAIVAESGLDAGVPWHYGDPMREQRLFGTGAAVVDLSHRGVLTLTGPDRLGWLHSLTTQHLTDLRPGVGVTTLVLSPQGHVEHVLYGVDDGTTFWAHTEPGAAPALVAWLDRMRFMMRVEVADRTADTAVVWQLGDAPSEFLARGGLDSLGGRELFVPRDRLAEALDLAPRAGTWALEARRIEAGVPRIGLDTDHRTIPNEIGLLGVGVHLDKGCYRGQETVARVHTLGRPPRRLVRLLLDGSVDTLPTVGSAVELAGRSIGFVGGSARHHELGPVALALVKRNTDPEAELLVDAVAARAETLVDPDIGLHVRPRL; from the coding sequence ATGAGCTCCCCAGTTGCGATCGTGGCCGAGTCCGGACTGGACGCCGGGGTGCCCTGGCACTACGGCGACCCGATGCGCGAGCAGCGGCTGTTCGGGACCGGCGCGGCCGTCGTCGACCTCTCGCACCGCGGCGTGCTGACCCTCACGGGACCCGACCGGCTCGGTTGGCTGCACTCGCTGACCACGCAGCACCTGACCGACCTGCGGCCCGGGGTCGGGGTCACCACCCTGGTGCTCTCCCCGCAGGGCCACGTCGAGCACGTCCTCTACGGCGTCGACGACGGCACCACCTTCTGGGCCCACACCGAGCCGGGCGCCGCCCCCGCGCTGGTCGCCTGGCTGGACCGGATGCGCTTCATGATGCGGGTCGAGGTCGCCGACCGGACCGCCGACACCGCCGTCGTCTGGCAGCTGGGTGACGCGCCGTCGGAGTTCCTGGCCCGCGGCGGCCTGGACTCCCTCGGAGGGCGCGAGCTCTTCGTCCCCCGCGACCGGCTGGCGGAGGCGCTGGACCTGGCCCCGCGCGCCGGCACCTGGGCCCTCGAGGCCCGCCGGATCGAGGCGGGCGTGCCGCGGATCGGCCTCGACACCGACCACCGCACGATCCCGAACGAGATCGGGTTGCTGGGCGTCGGCGTCCACCTGGACAAGGGGTGCTACCGCGGCCAGGAGACGGTCGCCCGGGTGCACACGCTCGGTCGGCCGCCGCGCCGGCTGGTCCGGCTGCTGCTCGACGGCAGCGTCGACACCCTGCCCACCGTGGGGTCCGCGGTGGAGCTGGCGGGCCGCAGCATCGGCTTCGTCGGCGGGTCCGCCCGGCACCACGAGCTGGGGCCGGTCGCCCTGGCCCTGGTCAAGCGGAACACCGACCCGGAGGCCGAGCTGCTGGTCGACGCGGTGGCCGCGCGGGCCGAGACGCTGGTCGACCCCGACATCGGCCTGCACGTCCGCCCCCGGCTCTGA
- a CDS encoding Gfo/Idh/MocA family protein: MSAPLRVGVVGVGHISAQYFAAFPRLPGLRLSAVADLDADRAAVVAAEQGVTACSVPELLAADDVDVVLNLTIPAAHVAVGTAALQAGKHVYAEKPLALTADEGAGLLAVAEAAGLRVGSAPDTVLGTGLQTARRLLDDGAVGEPHAAAVAWSSPGHERWHPAPFFYYQPGGGPLLDMGPYYLTALVTLLGPVERVMGASRRSTRARTVGQGPQAGAPVPVETDTTTSAVLEHRGGVTSTLTMSFDRWATRAPLFEVYGTEGTLAVPDPNHFDGTVELWAPATGAWQPAPVAGGYAGAGRGYGLADLAHALETGRPHRASGDLALHVLEVMDAVGRSSADHAVVELTTSVDRPEPVPLGSTPDSW, translated from the coding sequence GTGAGCGCGCCGCTGCGGGTCGGCGTCGTCGGCGTCGGGCACATCAGCGCGCAGTACTTCGCGGCGTTCCCGCGACTGCCCGGGCTGCGGCTGAGCGCCGTGGCCGACCTGGACGCCGACCGGGCGGCCGTCGTCGCCGCGGAGCAGGGCGTCACCGCCTGCTCCGTGCCGGAGCTGCTGGCGGCCGACGACGTCGACGTCGTCCTCAACCTGACCATCCCCGCCGCGCACGTCGCGGTCGGGACGGCGGCGCTGCAGGCGGGCAAGCACGTCTACGCCGAGAAGCCGCTGGCCCTCACCGCTGACGAGGGGGCCGGCCTGCTCGCCGTCGCGGAGGCGGCGGGGCTGCGCGTCGGGTCGGCACCGGACACCGTGCTGGGGACCGGTCTGCAGACCGCCCGCCGGCTGCTGGACGACGGCGCGGTCGGCGAGCCGCACGCCGCGGCCGTCGCTTGGAGCTCGCCCGGCCACGAGCGCTGGCACCCGGCGCCGTTCTTCTACTACCAGCCCGGCGGCGGCCCGCTGCTGGACATGGGCCCGTACTACCTGACCGCCCTGGTCACCCTGCTGGGGCCGGTCGAGCGGGTGATGGGCGCCAGCCGCCGCTCGACGCGGGCGCGGACGGTCGGCCAGGGGCCCCAGGCGGGCGCGCCGGTCCCGGTGGAGACCGACACCACGACGAGCGCCGTCCTCGAGCACCGCGGCGGGGTCACCTCGACGCTGACGATGTCGTTCGACCGCTGGGCCACCCGGGCGCCGCTGTTCGAGGTCTACGGGACCGAGGGCACGCTCGCCGTGCCCGACCCCAACCACTTCGACGGGACCGTCGAGCTGTGGGCGCCGGCGACCGGGGCGTGGCAGCCGGCGCCGGTGGCGGGCGGCTACGCCGGGGCCGGGCGGGGCTACGGCCTGGCCGACCTGGCGCACGCGCTGGAGACGGGCCGGCCGCACCGCGCGTCCGGCGACCTGGCGCTGCACGTGCTGGAGGTGATGGACGCCGTCGGCCGCTCCAGCGCGGATCACGCCGTCGTCGAGCTGACCACCTCGGTGGACCGGCCCGAGCCCGTGCCGCTGGGCAGCACCCCCGACTCCTGGTGA
- a CDS encoding FABP family protein: protein MPIAWMIGRWEGSGKGTYPGTDDFDFGQQVDFAHNGGNYLHYLSQTFETDDAGKAVRPLSMETGFWRPQPDGTIEVVLSHPEGYTEIWYGKINGAQIELSTDAVVRTATAEDYAAGQRLYGNVEGEMLWTLDKAANGLPLQSHLWARLVRG, encoded by the coding sequence ATGCCGATCGCGTGGATGATCGGCCGCTGGGAGGGCTCCGGCAAGGGCACCTACCCCGGCACCGACGACTTCGACTTCGGTCAGCAGGTCGACTTCGCCCACAACGGCGGCAACTACCTGCACTACCTGTCCCAGACCTTCGAGACCGACGACGCCGGCAAGGCCGTCCGTCCCCTCTCGATGGAGACCGGCTTCTGGCGGCCGCAGCCCGACGGCACCATCGAGGTCGTGCTGAGCCATCCCGAGGGCTACACCGAGATCTGGTACGGCAAGATCAACGGTGCCCAGATCGAGCTGTCGACCGACGCCGTGGTGCGCACGGCGACGGCCGAGGACTACGCGGCGGGCCAGCGGCTCTACGGCAACGTGGAGGGCGAGATGCTCTGGACGCTGGACAAGGCGGCCAACGGGCTGCCGCTGCAGTCGCACCTGTGGGCGCGGCTCGTCCGCGGCTGA
- a CDS encoding DsrE family protein, which translates to MDAAPRPLVVKVTCGAEAPERANQAWTVASTALAAGADVTVWLTGEAVWFAVPGRQPSLDLPHAAAVTDLVEAVRLGGRIVVCTQCAARRSLTTQDLVDGATIAGAASFVEAVLADGVQALVY; encoded by the coding sequence ATGGACGCCGCGCCCCGCCCCCTCGTCGTCAAGGTGACCTGCGGTGCGGAGGCACCCGAGCGGGCCAACCAGGCCTGGACGGTGGCCTCGACGGCGCTGGCCGCGGGCGCCGACGTCACCGTCTGGCTGACCGGCGAGGCCGTCTGGTTCGCCGTGCCGGGTCGGCAGCCGTCGCTCGACCTGCCCCACGCGGCCGCGGTGACCGACCTCGTGGAGGCGGTGCGGTTGGGCGGCCGGATCGTGGTCTGCACCCAGTGCGCCGCCCGCCGCAGCCTCACCACCCAGGACCTGGTGGACGGCGCCACCATCGCGGGTGCCGCGTCCTTCGTCGAGGCGGTGCTGGCCGACGGCGTGCAGGCGCTCGTCTACTGA
- a CDS encoding asparaginase has translation MTRPEDDDPILVEVVRSGFVESVHHGRVVVTGPDGAVLSSVGAEFAPMYPRSSSKPLQAVGMLRAGLDLDGALLALVAASHSGESFHVDGVRQILAGAGLDERALQTPPDWPLDEAAREAAIRAGVPRSPVFMNCSGKHAGMLATTVALGADVATYRDPDHPTQLAVLRTIDDLAGEQATNLAVDGCGAPLFALTLYGLARAFGRLAAAADGPERRVADAVRAHPEFTSGTTRDELALHRAVPGLLGKAGAEAVYAVGLPDGRGVALKISDGGPRARAVLMAAVLQRLGFDHPTLDAQVSEPVLGHGERVGEVRPVREALGALGG, from the coding sequence ATGACGCGGCCCGAGGACGACGACCCGATCCTGGTGGAGGTCGTGCGCAGCGGCTTCGTCGAGAGCGTGCACCACGGCCGGGTGGTGGTGACCGGACCGGACGGGGCCGTGCTCAGCTCGGTGGGCGCGGAGTTCGCCCCGATGTACCCCCGCAGCTCCAGCAAGCCCCTGCAGGCGGTCGGGATGCTGCGCGCCGGGCTCGACCTCGACGGCGCCCTGCTCGCCCTGGTGGCGGCGTCGCACTCGGGCGAGAGCTTCCACGTCGACGGGGTCCGGCAGATCCTGGCCGGCGCCGGCCTGGACGAGCGGGCGCTGCAGACCCCGCCCGACTGGCCGCTGGACGAGGCAGCGCGGGAAGCGGCCATCCGGGCGGGGGTCCCCCGCTCCCCGGTGTTCATGAACTGCTCGGGCAAGCACGCCGGGATGCTGGCGACGACGGTCGCGCTGGGCGCCGACGTGGCGACCTACCGCGATCCCGACCACCCGACCCAGCTGGCGGTGCTGCGCACCATCGACGACCTGGCGGGCGAGCAGGCCACCAACCTGGCCGTCGACGGCTGCGGCGCCCCGCTGTTCGCCCTGACCCTGTACGGCCTGGCCCGCGCGTTCGGCCGGCTGGCCGCGGCCGCCGACGGACCCGAACGTCGGGTCGCGGACGCGGTCCGCGCGCACCCGGAGTTCACCTCCGGCACGACGCGGGACGAGCTGGCGCTGCACCGAGCGGTCCCGGGCCTGCTGGGCAAGGCCGGCGCGGAGGCCGTCTACGCCGTCGGGCTGCCCGACGGCCGCGGCGTCGCGCTCAAGATCAGCGACGGCGGCCCGCGCGCCCGGGCCGTGCTGATGGCGGCGGTGCTGCAACGGCTCGGCTTCGACCACCCGACCCTGGACGCCCAGGTGAGCGAGCCGGTGCTGGGTCACGGCGAGCGCGTGGGCGAGGTCCGCCCGGTCCGCGAGGCCCTGGGCGCCCTCGGCGGCTGA
- a CDS encoding elongation factor G, which translates to MPLLPTPARTLAPRTLVMGVVAHVDAGKTSLTERLLVAAGVLDRAGSVDAGDTQTDTMALERRRGITIRSAVATFVVDDVLVNLLDTPGHADFIAEVERALAMLDGAVLVVSAVEGVQAQTVKLHRALRRLGLPCVVFVNKCDRAGARPEDVVERVGRRLGVDVLALQEVVDAATAGVVVRPLPEAVLRSRATEVLAGHDDAVLAAFVDDRPLPAPELRRRLARATRGGLVLPVLCGSAITGAGVGELLAALPDLLPTHRPCADGPPAGSVFKIERGPAGEKLTHLVLRRGTVRVRDRLDLGHGRAERVTALALHSPGGAQPADALPAGRIARVRGLETARVGDVLGPVDRTPMRPVFSRPSLEAVVEPVEPARRGDLHAALAQLAEQDPLIEVRQDDSRGEIAVSLYGEVQKEVLGALLAEEYGVAVTFGTSSVLCVERVRRSGRAVERMGEVGNPFLATVGLRVEPAAFGAGLAFALEVERGAMPAAFFTAVEDGVRSALAAGPHGWPVPDVRVTMTHSGYAPRQSHAHQTFDKAMSSTGADFRYLTPLVLMTALLRAGSCVCEPVHRFTLEAPRVAQGAVLGVLAQLGAVPLDTGYEDGLVVVGGHVPASAVHDLRLRLPGLTSGEGSLTTGLDHLRPVLGPPPERPRIDHDPTDRETYLRTAARLAGRV; encoded by the coding sequence GTGCCCTTGCTCCCCACTCCCGCGCGCACCCTCGCGCCGCGCACCCTGGTCATGGGCGTCGTCGCCCATGTCGACGCCGGTAAGACCAGCCTGACCGAGCGCCTGCTCGTCGCCGCCGGGGTCCTCGACCGCGCCGGCAGCGTCGACGCGGGCGACACCCAGACCGACACCATGGCCCTGGAGCGCCGCCGCGGCATCACGATCCGCTCCGCCGTCGCCACCTTCGTCGTCGACGACGTCCTGGTGAACCTGCTCGACACCCCGGGCCACGCCGACTTCATCGCCGAGGTCGAGCGGGCCCTCGCCATGCTGGACGGGGCCGTGCTCGTCGTCTCCGCCGTCGAGGGCGTGCAGGCCCAGACGGTGAAGCTGCACCGGGCCCTGCGCCGGCTCGGCCTGCCCTGCGTCGTCTTCGTCAACAAGTGCGACCGCGCCGGCGCCCGGCCCGAGGACGTCGTCGAGCGGGTCGGCCGCCGGCTCGGCGTCGACGTGCTGGCCCTGCAGGAGGTCGTCGACGCGGCCACCGCGGGGGTGGTCGTCCGGCCGCTGCCCGAGGCCGTCCTCCGCAGCCGCGCGACCGAGGTGCTCGCCGGCCACGACGACGCGGTGCTGGCCGCGTTCGTGGACGACCGGCCGCTCCCCGCCCCCGAGCTGCGTCGGCGGCTGGCCCGCGCGACCCGGGGCGGCCTCGTGCTGCCGGTGCTCTGCGGCTCGGCCATCACCGGCGCCGGCGTCGGGGAGCTGCTGGCCGCGCTGCCGGACCTGCTGCCCACCCACCGACCCTGCGCGGACGGGCCCCCGGCGGGCTCGGTGTTCAAGATCGAGCGCGGGCCGGCCGGGGAGAAGCTGACCCACCTGGTGCTCCGGCGGGGCACCGTCCGGGTGCGGGACCGGCTGGACCTCGGTCACGGGCGTGCCGAGCGCGTCACCGCCCTGGCCCTGCACAGCCCGGGCGGCGCGCAGCCGGCGGACGCGCTGCCGGCCGGCCGGATCGCCCGGGTCCGCGGGTTGGAGACGGCGCGGGTGGGCGACGTGCTCGGCCCGGTCGACCGGACGCCCATGCGGCCCGTGTTCTCCCGGCCGTCGCTGGAGGCGGTCGTCGAACCGGTCGAGCCCGCCCGGCGGGGGGACCTGCACGCCGCCCTGGCCCAGCTGGCCGAGCAGGACCCGCTGATCGAGGTGCGGCAGGACGACAGCCGCGGTGAGATCGCCGTGTCGCTCTACGGCGAGGTGCAGAAGGAGGTGCTCGGCGCCCTGCTGGCCGAGGAGTACGGCGTCGCGGTCACGTTCGGCACCTCGAGCGTGCTGTGCGTCGAACGGGTCCGCCGATCGGGCCGCGCCGTCGAGCGGATGGGCGAGGTGGGCAACCCCTTCCTGGCCACCGTCGGGCTGCGGGTGGAGCCCGCCGCGTTCGGAGCGGGGCTGGCCTTCGCGCTGGAGGTCGAGCGGGGGGCGATGCCGGCGGCCTTCTTCACCGCCGTGGAGGACGGCGTCCGCTCCGCGCTGGCCGCCGGTCCGCACGGCTGGCCGGTGCCCGACGTGAGGGTGACGATGACGCACTCCGGCTACGCGCCCCGGCAGAGCCACGCGCACCAGACGTTCGACAAGGCCATGTCGAGCACCGGGGCCGACTTCCGGTACCTGACCCCGCTGGTGCTGATGACCGCACTGCTGCGGGCGGGCTCGTGCGTCTGCGAGCCCGTGCACCGCTTCACCCTGGAGGCCCCGCGGGTCGCCCAGGGGGCGGTGCTCGGCGTGCTCGCGCAGCTGGGCGCGGTGCCGCTCGACACCGGCTACGAGGACGGGCTGGTGGTGGTGGGCGGGCACGTCCCGGCCTCCGCGGTGCACGATCTGCGGCTCCGGCTGCCCGGGCTCACCAGCGGCGAGGGGTCGTTGACCACCGGCCTGGACCACCTGCGCCCGGTGCTGGGACCGCCGCCCGAGCGGCCGCGGATCGACCACGACCCCACCGACCGGGAGACCTACCTCCGGACGGCCGCCCGGCTGGCGGGCCGGGTGTGA